Proteins co-encoded in one Astatotilapia calliptera chromosome 18, fAstCal1.2, whole genome shotgun sequence genomic window:
- the LOC113010811 gene encoding aquaporin-4 isoform X1 — protein sequence MQSQGTMSGSCSSDRPAFSNNPAHARPAAPLRLLSWCNCQNIMVAFKGIWTKDFWRAVSGEYLATLIFVLLGLGSTINWAAGEEKPPPADLVLISLCFGLTIATMVQCFGHISGGHINPAVTAAMVVTRKLSLAKAVFYVAAQCLGAITGAGILYLVTPTAARGSFGVTTVNPTISVGHGFLVELLITFELVFTVFATCDPKRTDLGGSASLAIGIAVVIGHLFAIPYTGASMNPARSFGPAMVTLNFENHWVYWVGPIIGGILAAGLYEYLYCPDPEIKKRMKQVFKKDPTGKYREVEAGDIAVKPGSIHNINVEKADVMLTGEV from the exons ATGCAATCCCAGGGCACAATGAGTGGATCATGCTCATCTGACAGACCTGCTTTCTCCAACAACCCTGCGCACGCACGACCTGCTGCTCCTCT GAGGTTGCTGTCCTGGTGTAACTGTCAGAACATAATGGTGGCATTTAAAGGGATCTGGACCAAGGACTTCTGGAGGGCTGTGTCTGGAGAATACCTAGCCACACTCATCTTTGTCCTTCTTGGCCTGGGCTCCACCATCAACtgggctgcaggggaggagaagCCTCCGCCAGCTGACCTAGTCCTTATCTCCCTGTGCTTTGGCCTTACTATTGCCACTATGGTGCAGTGCTTTGGCCACATCAGTGGTGGACACATTAACCCTGCAGTCACTGCAGCTATGGTTGTAACTAGAAAACTGAGCCTGGCAAAGGCTGTGTTCTATGTGGCAGCTCAGTGCCTGGGAGCTATTACAGGAGCTGGGATTCTCTACTTAGTCACACCTACTGCTGCCAGAGGGTCCTTTGGTGTGACCACA GTGAATCCCACCATATCCGTGGGACACGGCTTTCTCGTGGAGCTCCTGATCACATTTGAACTGGTTTTTACCGTCTTCGCCACCTGTGATCCCAAACGCACAGACTTAGGTGGTTCTGCAAGCCTGGCTATTGGTATTGCTGTAGTGATAGGGCACTTATTTGCA ATCCCATACACAGGAGCCAGCATGAACCCTGCCCGTTCTTTTGGTCCTGCAATGGTCACACTTAACTTCGAGAACCATTGG GTCTACTGGGTGGGACCTATTATCGGAGGTATCTTGGCTGCTGGTTTGTATGAGTACCTGTACTGCCCTGACCCTGAGATAAAGAAGAGGATGAAACAAGTCTTCAAGAAGGACCCAACGGGGAAATACAGGGAAGTGGAGGCAGGGGACATTGCCGTCAAGCCCGGCTCCATCCATAACATCAACGTGGAGAAAGCTGATGTTATGTTAACAGGAGAAGTATGA
- the LOC113010811 gene encoding aquaporin-4 isoform X2: MGTRRERIHYCFRRLLSWCNCQNIMVAFKGIWTKDFWRAVSGEYLATLIFVLLGLGSTINWAAGEEKPPPADLVLISLCFGLTIATMVQCFGHISGGHINPAVTAAMVVTRKLSLAKAVFYVAAQCLGAITGAGILYLVTPTAARGSFGVTTVNPTISVGHGFLVELLITFELVFTVFATCDPKRTDLGGSASLAIGIAVVIGHLFAIPYTGASMNPARSFGPAMVTLNFENHWVYWVGPIIGGILAAGLYEYLYCPDPEIKKRMKQVFKKDPTGKYREVEAGDIAVKPGSIHNINVEKADVMLTGEV, from the exons ATGGGGACAAGGAGAGAGAGAATACATTATTGCTTTCg GAGGTTGCTGTCCTGGTGTAACTGTCAGAACATAATGGTGGCATTTAAAGGGATCTGGACCAAGGACTTCTGGAGGGCTGTGTCTGGAGAATACCTAGCCACACTCATCTTTGTCCTTCTTGGCCTGGGCTCCACCATCAACtgggctgcaggggaggagaagCCTCCGCCAGCTGACCTAGTCCTTATCTCCCTGTGCTTTGGCCTTACTATTGCCACTATGGTGCAGTGCTTTGGCCACATCAGTGGTGGACACATTAACCCTGCAGTCACTGCAGCTATGGTTGTAACTAGAAAACTGAGCCTGGCAAAGGCTGTGTTCTATGTGGCAGCTCAGTGCCTGGGAGCTATTACAGGAGCTGGGATTCTCTACTTAGTCACACCTACTGCTGCCAGAGGGTCCTTTGGTGTGACCACA GTGAATCCCACCATATCCGTGGGACACGGCTTTCTCGTGGAGCTCCTGATCACATTTGAACTGGTTTTTACCGTCTTCGCCACCTGTGATCCCAAACGCACAGACTTAGGTGGTTCTGCAAGCCTGGCTATTGGTATTGCTGTAGTGATAGGGCACTTATTTGCA ATCCCATACACAGGAGCCAGCATGAACCCTGCCCGTTCTTTTGGTCCTGCAATGGTCACACTTAACTTCGAGAACCATTGG GTCTACTGGGTGGGACCTATTATCGGAGGTATCTTGGCTGCTGGTTTGTATGAGTACCTGTACTGCCCTGACCCTGAGATAAAGAAGAGGATGAAACAAGTCTTCAAGAAGGACCCAACGGGGAAATACAGGGAAGTGGAGGCAGGGGACATTGCCGTCAAGCCCGGCTCCATCCATAACATCAACGTGGAGAAAGCTGATGTTATGTTAACAGGAGAAGTATGA